Proteins encoded in a region of the Flammeovirga yaeyamensis genome:
- a CDS encoding YfhO family protein has translation MDKFNFKKYNWVLAIPAFFILTFIYFSPEFIDGKSLNQSDLIHFEGMSHASQAEAKRTGEPPLWNTAMFSGMPELLFSSLQGDPTHYMYLATNLGLYKTYENPMTVFALMICLWIGLMCFRVKPWVGFFISAAFAFNTFFITSLEAGHITKLNAIAYSALVLGGMRLLFDKKWWMGAALLAFGVCIEIRASHYQITYYLIFVCLMYGLSELYFYFKNGEIKVFLTRVIPIGILAASLGASTQLWRVWTTKEYSEYSIRGKKELSAQAGQENNYTEEGLDKDYAFSWSEGKMESLTLISPNFLGGSSQETLEKDGPFLTMISKNYGQQAVQQLSQIKLPLYFGEQPFTGGPIYQGAILSFLFILGLFVLDKRDRIWLISSLLMALFFAWGKHLQWFNYTLFDILPGMNKFRTPAMALGIGCVVMALGAALGFNKIINDGWDEKTQKAAYKAAGATGGLLIIMWVAAGFMDVSGARDAAIFSQMFQTQDANLIRNLTSAMEAERISMIRGDVVRSFILIALACGVFYLYSKNKLKLWLAVGLVGVLTIGDVWSVAKRYINKESFKVDTNKQTHKATPADTYILADKDPNFRVLNLTENTFNEAKTSYFHKSIGGYFPAKLRRYQDLIERELSREIQVFANTVQKGDTLQVREIPALNMLNMKYTILGPQKEAVLQNPNALGNAWFVEHIEKVNTPDEEMEALASIDPSKQAIVNVTRFNQEIKTSKSEGDKVELTEYGHRRLKYKSNSKNGGFAVFSEVYYPAGWVAKIDGKETDIICANYVLRGIQLPAGEHEITFDFDPVSFVVGGTISKIAGYLCWILLGFAIFMSVRAKKE, from the coding sequence ATGGACAAGTTTAACTTTAAGAAGTATAATTGGGTACTCGCAATACCTGCATTTTTTATTCTAACATTCATCTATTTTAGCCCAGAATTTATCGATGGGAAATCATTAAACCAAAGTGATTTAATACATTTTGAAGGGATGTCACATGCCTCTCAAGCTGAAGCCAAAAGGACTGGTGAACCTCCTTTATGGAACACTGCAATGTTCTCTGGAATGCCAGAATTATTGTTCTCAAGCTTGCAAGGAGATCCAACTCATTATATGTATTTAGCAACAAATTTGGGATTGTATAAAACATATGAAAACCCAATGACGGTTTTTGCTTTAATGATTTGTCTTTGGATTGGGTTAATGTGTTTTAGAGTTAAACCATGGGTGGGATTCTTCATCTCAGCAGCATTTGCTTTCAATACGTTTTTCATTACCTCATTAGAGGCAGGGCATATTACAAAACTGAATGCTATAGCTTATTCAGCCTTAGTTCTTGGAGGTATGCGATTGCTTTTTGATAAAAAGTGGTGGATGGGAGCAGCCTTACTTGCATTTGGTGTTTGTATAGAAATTAGAGCATCCCATTATCAAATTACTTATTACCTCATTTTTGTTTGCTTGATGTATGGTTTGTCTGAACTGTATTTCTACTTCAAAAACGGGGAAATTAAAGTCTTTTTAACTAGAGTTATTCCTATCGGTATTTTAGCTGCTTCATTAGGTGCTTCTACACAATTATGGAGAGTGTGGACTACTAAAGAATACTCAGAATACTCTATTCGAGGTAAAAAAGAATTATCAGCACAAGCTGGTCAAGAAAATAATTATACAGAAGAAGGTTTGGATAAAGATTATGCTTTCAGTTGGTCTGAGGGGAAAATGGAGTCTTTAACCTTAATATCACCTAACTTTCTAGGGGGTAGTAGCCAAGAAACTTTAGAGAAAGATGGACCATTTTTAACGATGATCTCTAAGAATTATGGTCAACAAGCAGTTCAGCAATTATCTCAAATAAAACTACCATTATATTTTGGTGAACAACCATTTACCGGTGGGCCAATCTATCAAGGGGCTATATTATCTTTCTTGTTCATATTAGGATTGTTTGTACTTGATAAACGCGATAGAATATGGCTAATAAGTAGTTTATTAATGGCCCTGTTCTTTGCTTGGGGTAAACACTTGCAATGGTTTAACTACACACTATTTGATATCCTACCGGGTATGAATAAATTCAGAACGCCAGCGATGGCTTTAGGTATTGGTTGTGTAGTGATGGCACTTGGGGCCGCTTTAGGTTTCAACAAAATCATTAATGATGGTTGGGATGAGAAAACACAAAAAGCAGCTTACAAAGCAGCAGGAGCCACTGGTGGATTATTGATCATAATGTGGGTAGCAGCAGGTTTTATGGACGTAAGTGGGGCTAGAGATGCCGCAATATTCTCACAAATGTTCCAAACACAGGATGCTAATCTAATTAGAAACTTAACTTCTGCAATGGAAGCGGAAAGAATTTCTATGATTAGAGGAGATGTAGTAAGATCATTTATTTTGATTGCTTTGGCATGTGGAGTGTTCTATCTGTACTCAAAGAACAAATTGAAGTTATGGTTAGCAGTAGGTTTAGTAGGAGTATTGACTATAGGAGATGTTTGGAGTGTAGCGAAAAGATATATCAATAAGGAATCTTTTAAAGTAGATACGAACAAGCAGACACACAAAGCAACTCCTGCAGATACTTACATATTAGCAGATAAAGATCCTAACTTTAGAGTATTAAACCTTACTGAAAATACATTTAATGAGGCAAAAACTTCTTACTTCCATAAATCAATTGGTGGTTATTTCCCTGCGAAACTTCGTAGATATCAAGATTTAATTGAAAGAGAATTAAGCAGAGAAATTCAGGTATTTGCAAATACAGTTCAAAAAGGAGATACACTTCAGGTAAGAGAAATTCCTGCATTGAATATGCTGAACATGAAATACACCATTCTTGGACCTCAAAAAGAAGCAGTATTACAAAACCCGAACGCTTTAGGGAATGCATGGTTTGTAGAACATATTGAAAAAGTGAATACTCCAGATGAAGAAATGGAGGCGTTAGCATCAATAGACCCTTCTAAACAAGCGATTGTTAATGTTACTCGCTTTAATCAAGAAATCAAAACTTCAAAATCAGAAGGCGATAAAGTAGAATTAACAGAATACGGTCACCGTAGATTAAAATATAAGTCAAATAGTAAAAACGGTGGTTTTGCTGTCTTTTCAGAAGTATACTATCCAGCAGGTTGGGTAGCTAAAATTGACGGCAAAGAAACAGATATTATTTGTGCCAATTATGTTTTAAGAGGTATTCAATTACCTGCAGGAGAACATGAGATCACATTCGATTTTGATCCTGTATCTTTCGTTGTTGGGGGTACAATATCTAAAATCGCGGGCTACTTATGCTGGATCCTATTAGGTTTTGCTATATTTATGTCTGTAAGAGCTAAAAAAGAATAG
- a CDS encoding flippase, producing the protein MVSSIYQKFNNWIKKDGVYSILKNINWLFFDRILRMLGGLLINAWVSRYLGAYNMGIWDISLSVSNLFIVFSAFGFERLLIKNLVDVDDNTRNQHLSVAFTVRLIVSLVAFLLSGIILQLLAEGNSTRIMIGWLISSSIFLSVFDVITTKFQADLLSKYIVIAKGTGFIIGSLLKVYFILENYPLEYFVGSFLIELVIGFIILMYIYLKKYNHHQYKFTKKVFLEYWSTFFPLLISSLAYIIYTKVDQIMIDRLLDETAVGIYTRAVKLSDISVAIYAIIANSLFPELTKQSQQGIKQLHHSFERLSSMLTGVAYVGVIFVLISSHFVINLLYGEEYLGAISNLNILILGSIALYNGGMRGNYLILRNQKKIILITSFLSIFINAALNYVLIPLYSTNGAAIASVITLFSTNIFINLLFKETRTIGKLQLRSLFLYYFIKKSLKK; encoded by the coding sequence ATGGTCTCAAGTATATATCAAAAGTTTAACAATTGGATCAAAAAAGATGGCGTTTATTCCATTTTAAAAAATATCAATTGGCTCTTTTTTGATCGCATTCTTAGAATGCTAGGAGGCTTATTAATTAATGCTTGGGTAAGTAGATATTTAGGAGCTTATAATATGGGTATTTGGGATATTTCTCTAAGTGTAAGTAACCTATTTATTGTTTTTTCTGCTTTTGGATTTGAACGTCTACTTATCAAAAATCTAGTTGATGTTGATGACAATACTCGTAATCAACATTTATCTGTTGCTTTTACAGTTCGTTTAATCGTTTCTTTAGTTGCTTTCCTATTATCGGGTATTATTCTACAATTACTAGCCGAAGGCAATTCTACAAGGATTATGATAGGATGGTTGATATCAAGTAGTATTTTCCTTTCAGTCTTTGATGTTATTACCACAAAGTTCCAAGCCGATCTATTATCAAAATATATTGTTATCGCTAAGGGAACAGGATTCATTATCGGCTCTTTATTAAAGGTTTATTTCATTTTAGAGAATTATCCTTTAGAATACTTTGTAGGATCATTCTTAATTGAACTTGTTATTGGTTTTATCATTTTGATGTATATCTACCTTAAGAAATATAATCACCATCAATATAAATTCACCAAAAAAGTATTTTTAGAATATTGGTCCACCTTCTTTCCTTTACTCATTTCCAGTTTGGCCTATATCATTTACACTAAGGTAGATCAAATCATGATCGATAGGTTATTGGACGAAACTGCTGTAGGTATATATACTCGTGCAGTTAAACTAAGTGATATATCAGTAGCCATCTATGCCATTATAGCGAACTCTTTATTCCCTGAATTAACCAAACAATCTCAGCAAGGGATTAAACAGTTACATCATTCTTTTGAACGACTTTCATCAATGTTAACAGGGGTTGCTTATGTAGGAGTCATATTTGTTCTAATTAGTAGTCATTTTGTGATCAACCTACTTTATGGGGAGGAGTATCTTGGGGCAATTAGTAATTTAAATATTCTGATTTTAGGTTCAATAGCATTATATAATGGAGGCATGAGAGGTAATTATTTGATTCTAAGAAATCAGAAGAAAATCATTCTAATTACCAGTTTTCTATCGATATTTATCAATGCAGCCTTAAATTATGTATTGATACCATTATATAGTACTAACGGTGCGGCAATTGCTTCTGTGATTACTTTATTCTCTACAAATATTTTTATCAACCTTCTTTTTAAAGAAACAAGAACGATTGGTAAGCTTCAATTGAGATCCTTATTCCTTTATTACTTCATTAAAAAATCGCTTAAAAAATAA
- a CDS encoding CCA tRNA nucleotidyltransferase, with protein MNFKDILDQNPIFDVVANSAKSVGFDTYLVGGFVRDLLLKRPSKDIDIVCVGSGIVLAEEVAKQGGNLPCSTFKSFGTAMVKFDEYEVEFVGARRESYRRESRKPIVEDGTLEDDQNRRDFTINALAISLNQDNYGDLVDPFGGVQDLEKKNIITPLEPNITFSDDPLRMMRAIRFASQLNFDIDPDTFDAIVDNKERISIVSKERIMDELNKIILSPVPSYGFKLLFTSGLLQLIFPEMQNLHGVERRDGKGHKDNFYHTLKVLDNVAEKSNDLWLRWAAILHDIAKPATKRFNQRVGWTFHGHEDKGARMVPGIFKRLKLPLNDKMKFVQKLVKLHLRPIALVKKEVTDSAVRRLLFEAGDDIDALMMLCRADITSKDGNKVKKYLSNFDYVESRLEAVEESDKVRNFQPVITGELVMQTFDIKPSREVGQIKDQVREAILDGKIKNTLEEAKPFMINVGIELGLTPLNTENE; from the coding sequence GTGAATTTTAAAGATATATTAGATCAAAATCCAATCTTTGATGTTGTCGCCAATAGTGCCAAATCAGTTGGTTTTGATACTTATTTAGTCGGTGGTTTTGTGAGAGACCTCCTGTTAAAACGTCCATCTAAAGATATTGATATTGTCTGTGTAGGTAGCGGCATCGTCCTTGCCGAAGAGGTTGCAAAACAAGGTGGCAATTTACCTTGTAGTACTTTCAAAAGTTTTGGTACTGCAATGGTGAAGTTCGATGAATACGAGGTAGAATTTGTAGGTGCTAGAAGAGAGTCTTATCGACGTGAATCTAGAAAACCTATTGTAGAAGATGGTACATTAGAGGACGATCAAAACAGAAGGGACTTTACAATCAATGCATTGGCTATTTCTCTTAATCAAGATAACTACGGTGATTTAGTTGATCCTTTTGGTGGAGTTCAAGATTTGGAAAAGAAAAATATCATCACTCCACTTGAACCTAACATTACATTCTCAGACGATCCTTTAAGAATGATGAGAGCCATTCGTTTTGCCTCTCAACTTAATTTTGATATCGATCCAGATACTTTTGATGCTATAGTTGATAATAAAGAACGCATCTCCATTGTATCTAAAGAAAGAATCATGGATGAGTTGAATAAAATTATCCTCTCTCCTGTTCCTTCTTATGGATTTAAACTACTATTTACTTCAGGGTTGCTTCAATTGATTTTCCCTGAAATGCAAAATCTTCATGGTGTTGAACGTAGAGATGGAAAAGGTCATAAAGACAATTTCTACCATACGTTGAAAGTATTGGATAATGTTGCCGAAAAATCAAACGATTTATGGTTGAGATGGGCAGCTATCCTTCACGATATCGCCAAGCCTGCCACTAAGCGTTTTAATCAAAGAGTGGGTTGGACCTTCCATGGTCACGAAGACAAAGGAGCACGAATGGTTCCCGGTATCTTTAAGCGTTTAAAGCTTCCGTTGAACGATAAGATGAAGTTTGTTCAGAAATTGGTAAAGCTTCACTTACGTCCAATCGCTTTAGTTAAGAAAGAAGTAACGGACTCTGCTGTGAGACGTTTACTTTTTGAAGCTGGAGACGACATCGATGCTTTGATGATGTTATGTCGTGCCGATATCACTTCGAAAGATGGAAATAAAGTTAAAAAATACCTTTCTAACTTCGATTATGTAGAATCTAGGTTAGAAGCGGTTGAAGAAAGTGATAAAGTACGTAACTTTCAGCCCGTTATTACAGGCGAGCTAGTCATGCAAACTTTTGATATTAAACCATCAAGGGAAGTAGGTCAGATTAAAGACCAAGTGAGAGAGGCGATTTTAGATGGGAAAATCAAAAATACACTCGAAGAAGCAAAGCCTTTTATGATTAATGTAGGTATCGAATTAGGACTTACACCTTTAAATACAGAAAACGAATAA
- a CDS encoding O-methyltransferase — MATLIDLLQKQSLLKVLLHANYLVKKGFLKQIGWNESIKSFSSIDQNGSYIPWFTYSAIHFLKQRDLSKLNLFEYGSGNSTLWFSDRCQSVHSVEHDKDWYMKIKNNIPSNVKYVFKSLEENYEDTVLESPNLFDIVVIDGRKRVKCAYASLEKLSDNGVIIWDNSDREIYNEGYEMLIKKGFKRLDFYGLAPSCGDHSLTSIFYRKDNCLDI; from the coding sequence ATGGCAACTCTCATAGATCTGCTACAAAAACAGTCTCTACTAAAAGTATTACTCCACGCTAATTATTTAGTTAAGAAAGGGTTCTTAAAACAAATTGGGTGGAATGAAAGTATCAAAAGCTTTTCTTCTATCGATCAAAATGGATCGTACATCCCTTGGTTTACCTACTCTGCTATTCATTTCCTTAAACAAAGGGATTTATCAAAATTAAATTTATTTGAATACGGAAGTGGCAACTCCACTTTATGGTTTTCTGATAGGTGTCAATCTGTTCATTCTGTTGAGCATGACAAGGATTGGTATATGAAAATCAAAAATAATATCCCCTCAAATGTCAAATATGTATTCAAAAGTCTGGAAGAAAATTATGAAGATACTGTCTTAGAATCTCCAAATTTATTTGATATCGTTGTCATTGATGGAAGAAAAAGGGTAAAATGTGCCTATGCATCCTTAGAAAAACTATCTGATAATGGAGTAATTATTTGGGATAACTCTGATAGAGAAATATACAATGAAGGCTATGAAATGTTAATCAAGAAGGGCTTCAAAAGATTAGACTTTTATGGTTTAGCTCCTTCTTGTGGAGATCATTCATTAACGAGTATATTCTACCGCAAAGACAATTGTCTAGATATATAA
- the gldG gene encoding gliding motility-associated ABC transporter substrate-binding protein GldG, with amino-acid sequence MRKWEDLLTFSSIALLLILLNIHSDKLFFRWDLTEEKRFSINPATERLLSNLEGKVAIDVYLDGPLNAEFEHLKTAIQETLEEFKVQANGQLDFRFIDPNDFADVRQKQQFQKSLIEKGIPQTTLYDVGANGEQTQRLIYPGALITYKNKQKGVLLLKGNKAKSAQEQINQSIEGVEFELASVIKDLSNTQEKRIAIVQGHDELKPQELQELTGSLQEKYQINWLTDLSQLNKYDAAIIAQPKKTFRNRDKYFIDQYLINGGNAMFLLDKVQMNKDSIPLGGTYAFGYDLGIEDLIFRLGVRTNVDLIQDQQAGLIEVVAGNFGDKANIKKLPWPYYTYLNTFSEHPIVRNMDVVYGKFVSSLDTVKSVGIKKTPLLFTSNYSRIRPMPNLISLDEIKEASNKELFTKPHIPVAYLLEGTFKSLYANRFPPRGIPKESLIKNSVHPTKVIVIADGDIVKNEFNPITGSVESIEFDRHRGQTLSNLEFVMNALEYLTDQDGLIMARNKKVTLRPLDSFKVREEKAFWQWLNVGVPVVVTALLGVLFVYLRRRRYER; translated from the coding sequence ATGCGTAAGTGGGAAGACCTTTTAACTTTTTCATCAATAGCATTACTATTGATTTTATTAAACATTCATTCTGATAAACTATTCTTCCGATGGGATTTAACAGAAGAGAAGAGATTTAGTATCAATCCGGCTACAGAAAGGTTATTAAGTAATTTAGAAGGGAAGGTAGCTATCGATGTTTATCTTGATGGACCTTTGAATGCTGAATTTGAGCATTTGAAAACGGCTATTCAAGAAACTCTAGAAGAGTTTAAAGTACAGGCCAATGGGCAATTGGACTTTAGATTTATAGATCCGAACGATTTTGCTGATGTAAGACAGAAACAACAATTTCAGAAATCATTAATTGAAAAAGGTATTCCTCAAACGACTTTATACGATGTGGGGGCTAATGGAGAACAAACACAGCGTTTGATTTATCCAGGTGCATTAATCACCTATAAGAATAAACAAAAAGGAGTTTTATTGCTGAAAGGGAATAAAGCTAAATCTGCTCAAGAACAAATTAACCAATCGATAGAAGGGGTAGAATTTGAGTTGGCTTCAGTTATCAAAGATTTATCAAATACTCAGGAGAAAAGAATTGCGATTGTGCAAGGTCACGATGAATTGAAGCCTCAGGAGTTACAAGAGTTAACGGGAAGTCTTCAAGAAAAATATCAAATCAATTGGCTGACTGATTTATCACAGTTAAATAAATATGATGCCGCTATAATTGCTCAACCTAAAAAGACTTTCAGAAATAGAGATAAATATTTTATTGATCAGTATTTGATTAATGGAGGAAATGCGATGTTCCTTTTGGATAAGGTGCAAATGAACAAAGACTCGATTCCTTTAGGAGGTACTTATGCTTTTGGATATGATTTAGGTATTGAAGATCTGATTTTTAGATTGGGAGTAAGAACTAATGTGGATTTAATACAAGACCAACAGGCAGGGTTGATCGAGGTGGTCGCTGGTAATTTTGGTGATAAAGCCAATATCAAAAAGTTACCTTGGCCATATTATACTTATTTAAATACTTTCTCTGAACATCCAATCGTAAGAAATATGGATGTGGTTTACGGTAAGTTCGTTTCTTCTTTAGATACAGTTAAATCAGTGGGTATAAAAAAGACACCTTTATTGTTTACATCAAATTATTCTAGAATCCGCCCGATGCCGAATTTAATTTCTTTGGATGAGATTAAGGAAGCAAGTAATAAAGAACTATTTACCAAACCTCATATTCCTGTCGCTTATTTATTAGAAGGGACATTTAAATCGCTTTACGCCAATCGATTCCCTCCAAGAGGAATTCCAAAAGAATCCTTAATTAAGAACTCTGTTCATCCTACAAAAGTAATTGTGATTGCTGATGGCGATATTGTAAAGAACGAATTTAACCCTATCACCGGAAGTGTCGAATCCATAGAATTCGACCGTCATAGAGGACAAACCTTATCGAATTTAGAGTTTGTAATGAACGCTTTAGAATATCTAACTGATCAAGACGGTTTGATCATGGCTAGAAATAAGAAGGTGACCTTACGCCCTCTAGACTCTTTTAAAGTAAGAGAAGAAAAAGCCTTTTGGCAGTGGTTGAATGTAGGTGTACCGGTTGTGGTTACAGCACTTTTAGGTGTATTGTTTGTGTATTTGAGAAGGAGGAGGTACGAAAGATAA
- a CDS encoding glycosyltransferase, giving the protein MKVVHISTYPRGGAANAALRFHNGLLQLGVDSKVLCRDEGNEEKKIYSYGTSINFRRISTIYKNLKILPHFYMEDDQCEGFSSPLSLYKLEKHPIVVEADIVILHWVANFINYPSFFKNINKKVIWYLHDMNPFQGGFHYYEDHERFKKFNKVDQLFYNIKKKALNDTKLTVMAPSQWLLDLSKKSELLGRFNHKLARYGLSTEKVIIHDQIEVRKKFKLPLDHKVLLFVSERISNTRKGAMLLINALKKCDLQEKVSILVVGDYDKDLFESDHLHAVGRLHSVEEMAMAYSAADLFVLPSREDNLPNVMLESLYCGTPVMAFKDGGGMKEIIHDKNGKLIDDMNEEALAEALQQWIDQPFDFKREDIRAEAVAQFEEKQQALKLKEELEKIMSL; this is encoded by the coding sequence ATGAAAGTAGTTCATATATCAACATATCCACGTGGTGGAGCTGCAAATGCTGCTTTACGATTTCATAATGGATTACTTCAACTAGGAGTAGACTCGAAAGTTTTGTGCAGAGATGAAGGGAATGAGGAAAAAAAGATCTACTCTTATGGAACATCTATCAACTTTAGGAGAATTTCTACCATCTACAAGAACTTAAAGATTTTACCTCATTTTTATATGGAGGATGATCAATGCGAAGGATTTTCTTCACCATTAAGTTTGTATAAATTAGAAAAACACCCAATTGTTGTAGAGGCTGATATTGTCATTTTACATTGGGTTGCCAATTTCATTAATTATCCATCCTTTTTTAAGAACATCAATAAGAAAGTAATCTGGTATTTACACGATATGAACCCTTTTCAAGGAGGATTTCATTATTATGAAGATCATGAACGATTTAAAAAGTTTAACAAGGTGGATCAACTCTTTTACAATATCAAAAAGAAGGCACTAAATGATACAAAATTAACAGTAATGGCTCCTTCTCAATGGTTATTGGATTTATCAAAAAAAAGTGAGCTGCTTGGAAGGTTTAATCACAAATTGGCAAGGTATGGGTTATCAACAGAAAAAGTGATTATTCATGATCAAATTGAAGTTAGAAAAAAGTTCAAATTACCATTAGATCATAAAGTATTACTTTTTGTTAGTGAAAGAATATCGAATACTCGAAAAGGAGCAATGTTATTGATCAATGCTTTAAAGAAGTGTGATTTGCAAGAGAAAGTAAGCATTCTTGTAGTGGGGGATTATGATAAAGACCTTTTTGAATCTGATCATCTTCATGCTGTTGGTCGCCTTCATTCGGTAGAAGAAATGGCTATGGCATACTCTGCGGCCGATTTATTTGTATTACCAAGTAGAGAAGATAATTTACCTAATGTGATGTTGGAAAGTCTGTATTGTGGTACACCTGTAATGGCTTTTAAAGATGGAGGAGGGATGAAAGAAATTATCCATGATAAGAATGGTAAACTTATTGATGATATGAATGAAGAGGCCCTTGCAGAAGCTTTACAACAGTGGATCGATCAACCATTTGATTTTAAAAGGGAAGATATTCGTGCAGAAGCAGTGGCTCAATTTGAGGAAAAGCAACAAGCATTAAAACTCAAGGAAGAATTAGAAAAAATTATGAGTTTGTAG
- a CDS encoding BaiN/RdsA family NAD(P)/FAD-dependent oxidoreductase, producing MKIAIIGGGAAGYFAAVTAAKEASNEVHIFEKTSKVLGKVKISGGGRCNVTNVIFNPVKLSKSYPRGERFLKKAFGKFNGEHTVEWFKGRGVNIVAEDDGRMFPDTNDSQTIIDCLTDEADRLGVQLHLSNTVSKLTPNENGTIQLTINDSSQVFDKVIVTIGGQPKLESFDWIKNLGHTIEDPVPSLFTFKINHKPLTKLMGLSVPDARVRIVGEKKLNETGPLLITHWGLSGPAVLRTSAWGARMLYNRNYQFEILVSWYNKLPDQELREYVNDQKVILKKKQIKNNNPFELPQRLWDYILQRLEIPETKLWLDLSKKELNKLVEVLLADKYQVNGTTKFKEEFVTCGGVSLTEVDVKTMESKVVSNLHFAGEVLDIDGITGGFNFQAAWTTGYLSGKS from the coding sequence ATGAAAATTGCAATTATTGGAGGAGGTGCTGCTGGGTATTTTGCAGCAGTAACAGCCGCTAAAGAGGCTTCTAACGAAGTACATATATTTGAGAAAACATCAAAAGTTTTAGGGAAAGTAAAGATTTCTGGAGGAGGAAGATGTAATGTAACCAACGTTATTTTCAATCCTGTGAAATTATCAAAAAGTTACCCTAGAGGCGAACGTTTTCTAAAAAAGGCTTTCGGTAAATTCAATGGGGAACATACTGTTGAATGGTTTAAAGGTAGAGGAGTTAACATTGTTGCTGAGGATGATGGGAGAATGTTTCCTGACACTAACGATTCTCAAACAATAATTGATTGTCTTACTGATGAAGCTGATCGATTAGGGGTACAGTTACATTTGAGTAATACGGTATCTAAATTGACACCAAATGAAAATGGGACTATTCAATTAACCATCAACGATTCCAGTCAAGTATTTGATAAAGTAATTGTGACGATCGGTGGACAACCAAAACTGGAGAGCTTTGATTGGATCAAAAACTTAGGACATACAATTGAAGATCCTGTTCCTTCTTTATTTACCTTCAAGATTAATCATAAACCCCTTACAAAATTGATGGGGCTTTCTGTTCCTGATGCAAGAGTGAGAATTGTAGGAGAGAAGAAGCTGAATGAAACAGGCCCATTATTAATTACGCATTGGGGATTAAGTGGACCAGCTGTCTTAAGAACTTCAGCTTGGGGAGCCCGAATGTTGTATAATAGAAACTATCAGTTTGAAATATTGGTATCATGGTACAACAAATTACCTGATCAGGAATTGAGAGAATATGTCAATGATCAGAAGGTGATTTTAAAGAAAAAGCAAATCAAGAATAACAATCCTTTTGAGTTACCTCAAAGATTGTGGGATTATATTCTTCAACGTTTGGAAATTCCTGAAACCAAATTGTGGTTGGACTTAAGTAAAAAAGAACTGAATAAACTGGTTGAAGTTCTATTGGCTGATAAGTATCAAGTAAATGGGACGACTAAGTTTAAAGAAGAGTTTGTGACTTGTGGAGGAGTAAGTCTTACGGAGGTTGATGTGAAGACTATGGAAAGCAAAGTGGTTTCAAATTTACACTTTGCAGGAGAAGTATTAGATATTGATGGTATCACTGGCGGATTTAATTTTCAAGCAGCTTGGACGACTGGATATTTAAGTGGCAAATCTTGA